Proteins encoded within one genomic window of Patescibacteria group bacterium:
- the scpB gene encoding SMC-Scp complex subunit ScpB: protein MSLTSKIESTLFISPKPFSIKELVKLSGAKPAEIEEAIGQLKEKYNNPESGLWLVENKTLKDKEIQLATSPDNQDIVQKFLKDDMTGELTRPALETLTIIAYRGPMTKPEIEQIRGINCSLILRNLLIKGLVEVEEKQREPYYRISFEFLKYLGLKSVNELPDYDKLHQHESLEEYLRQNE from the coding sequence ATGTCATTAACCTCTAAAATAGAATCCACACTTTTTATTTCACCCAAGCCATTTTCTATCAAGGAATTGGTAAAATTATCAGGTGCTAAGCCCGCGGAGATTGAAGAAGCTATCGGTCAGCTCAAAGAAAAGTATAATAACCCGGAAAGTGGGCTTTGGCTGGTAGAAAATAAAACTTTGAAGGATAAGGAGATTCAGCTGGCTACTAGTCCGGATAATCAGGACATAGTCCAGAAATTTTTAAAGGATGACATGACCGGAGAACTAACACGGCCAGCTTTAGAGACTTTGACTATCATCGCCTATCGCGGACCAATGACTAAGCCGGAGATTGAACAGATCCGCGGAATCAACTGTAGTTTGATTTTACGGAATCTATTGATTAAGGGCTTGGTTGAAGTGGAAGAAAAACAAAGAGAGCCGTATTATAGAATCAGTTTTGAATTTCTAAAATATTTAGGGCTAAAAAGCGTTAATGAACTGCCTGATTATGATAAACTGCACCAACACGAGAGTTTGGAAGAATATTTGAGACAAAACGAATAA
- a CDS encoding serine hydrolase — protein MLVSLLINLIISTVISQSLVTVDFDRAQINPQPIVLGVEEKIAGATEIAPPTRINYQNRGIKLTAGSALVMDKLSGKVLFEKNKDAKLPIASISKLVTALVVLDLEPDWEQIVIISSEDQVAGARIKIGIGETVRVRDLFYASLIGSANNATLALVGSTGLSEKDFIVAMNKRAKKIGMQDSYFAEPTGLNQVNRSTANDVAQLIGAVTDSELLQEIMNLEEYSFQTVNTRRRLLVKSTDKLLKSFLNNSDGYKILGGKTGYIEEAGFCLGVGAQDKDGNEIIAVVLGSENNETRFQEVKGLIWWTFQNWTWE, from the coding sequence ATGCTTGTATCTTTATTAATCAACTTAATAATTTCAACTGTAATAAGCCAGTCTTTGGTGACTGTTGATTTTGATAGGGCGCAAATAAACCCCCAGCCGATTGTTTTAGGAGTTGAAGAAAAAATTGCTGGTGCCACTGAAATAGCACCTCCTACAAGAATCAATTATCAAAATCGCGGGATAAAATTAACTGCTGGGAGTGCTTTAGTGATGGATAAGTTAAGCGGAAAAGTTCTTTTTGAAAAGAATAAAGATGCTAAGCTACCGATTGCCAGTATTTCCAAGTTAGTCACCGCCTTGGTTGTTCTGGATTTAGAGCCTGATTGGGAACAAATTGTAATAATAAGCAGTGAAGATCAAGTGGCTGGCGCTCGGATTAAAATTGGAATAGGAGAAACCGTTAGGGTGAGGGATTTATTTTATGCCAGTTTAATCGGTTCGGCTAACAATGCCACCTTGGCTTTAGTTGGTTCTACTGGATTGAGTGAGAAAGATTTTATAGTAGCTATGAATAAAAGGGCAAAAAAAATAGGCATGCAAGATTCTTATTTTGCAGAACCCACGGGCCTTAATCAAGTTAACCGTTCAACGGCCAACGACGTTGCCCAACTTATTGGGGCGGTCACAGATAGCGAGTTGCTTCAAGAGATTATGAATCTGGAAGAATATAGTTTTCAAACAGTAAATACTAGAAGACGGCTGTTGGTTAAAAGTACTGATAAATTGCTTAAAAGTTTTTTAAATAATAGTGATGGTTATAAAATTTTAGGCGGGAAAACCGGTTACATTGAAGAAGCAGGTTTTTGTTTAGGGGTGGGCGCGCAAGATAAAGACGGAAACGAAATAATAGCTGTGGTTTTGGGGAGTGAGAATAATGAGACGCGGTTTCAAGAAGTCAAGGGTTTGATATGGTGGACGTTTCAAAATTGGACTTGGGAGTGA
- a CDS encoding small multi-drug export protein, producing MNQIYTLLTAMLPVAELRGSIPLALTVYNLSPIQAYIWSIIGNMLPIFFLLWFWGTLAQWLIKKSPFANKFFTWLFERTRRRAHKKFEKYGHLALIIFVAIPLPITGAWTGSMAAFLFGVPYWKAVLYIFCGVLIAGIVVTLASLGVITISN from the coding sequence ATGAACCAAATATACACCCTTCTCACTGCCATGTTGCCAGTCGCTGAATTGCGGGGCTCAATTCCCCTGGCGCTTACAGTATATAACCTTTCGCCAATACAGGCTTATATCTGGTCGATTATCGGCAATATGTTGCCAATATTTTTCTTGCTTTGGTTTTGGGGAACTTTGGCCCAGTGGCTAATAAAAAAGAGCCCTTTTGCTAACAAATTTTTCACCTGGTTGTTTGAAAGAACGCGGCGGCGAGCTCATAAAAAATTTGAGAAATATGGTCATCTGGCCTTGATAATATTTGTGGCTATTCCTTTGCCAATCACCGGTGCCTGGACCGGTAGTATGGCGGCATTTCTTTTTGGAGTTCCATATTGGAAAGCAGTTTTATATATTTTCTGTGGAGTGCTTATTGCTGGTATTGTTGTTACTTTGGCGAGTTTGGGGGTGATTACTATTAGCAACTGA
- a CDS encoding type II secretion system GspH family protein, translated as MHLKDTKNKLGFTLVELLVVISIIGLLSTLAIVALNNARAKARDTKRKADLRQIQKAFDLYYDKYDRFPPEGLCWDTSVGSGGCVLPTPLQDYWDPNSDLQDLVTEGFMGRVPVDPLNNGSYYYNYEPDQIGQGTPPCTVSCCRYTLWATLEGGGTFTVKGGDVAQ; from the coding sequence GTGCATTTAAAAGACACCAAAAACAAATTAGGATTTACTCTTGTTGAACTTTTGGTGGTGATTTCTATTATTGGGTTGTTGTCAACTTTAGCGATTGTGGCTTTGAACAATGCCAGGGCCAAGGCGAGAGATACGAAGAGAAAAGCGGATTTAAGGCAGATTCAAAAGGCCTTTGATTTGTATTACGATAAGTATGACCGTTTTCCGCCGGAAGGCTTGTGTTGGGACACTAGTGTTGGGAGCGGGGGGTGCGTCCTTCCAACTCCCCTTCAAGATTATTGGGATCCAAACAGTGATTTACAGGATTTAGTAACCGAGGGGTTTATGGGTAGGGTTCCAGTCGATCCCTTGAATAATGGGTCATATTATTATAATTATGAGCCCGATCAAATTGGTCAAGGTACACCCCCGTGTACTGTGAGTTGTTGTCGTTATACTCTGTGGGCTACAT